In one Saprospiraceae bacterium genomic region, the following are encoded:
- a CDS encoding cytochrome b5 domain-containing protein, with protein MSRRLFIFATGAFWIGVLAFWFLGREAGPLPWTMPPNALPAERALSLAEVAAHAVPEDCWMAIDGQVYDLSAYLPEHPSRPAIINPWCGREASEAYRTKGKGRRHSAEADQLLATFRIGRLQP; from the coding sequence ATGAGCCGCCGCCTGTTCATTTTCGCCACCGGCGCCTTCTGGATCGGCGTGCTGGCTTTCTGGTTTCTCGGCCGGGAGGCCGGGCCGCTGCCCTGGACGATGCCGCCGAATGCACTGCCGGCAGAGCGGGCGTTGTCGCTGGCCGAGGTGGCCGCCCATGCCGTGCCGGAAGATTGCTGGATGGCCATCGACGGGCAGGTATACGACCTCAGTGCCTATCTGCCCGAGCATCCGTCGCGCCCGGCCATCATCAATCCCTGGTGCGGCCGCGAGGCCAGCGAAGCCTACCGGACCAAGGGCAAGGGCCGACGGCATTCGGCCGAGGCCGACCAGCTGCTGGCTACTTTCCGCATCGGCCGGCTGCAGCCCTGA